In Streptomyces canus, one DNA window encodes the following:
- a CDS encoding Gfo/Idh/MocA family protein yields MTFSLGIVGAGQFSGQFATLFQAHPGVGDVYVTDLLPERAEQLATAQGLAGTFPTYEAMLESKEVDAVAIFTQRWTHGPLVLQGLDAGKHVYSAVPMAITTEEISAIIDAVRATGLTYMMGETSQYNPATVHARNQIAEGAFGRLFYAEGDYVHDMDLGFYEAYQYSGGEKWKETASYPPLLYPTHAVGGVLGAWQTHAVSVSAIGVVDDRGDGVFDKEVSQFGNDFSNATALFEVAGGGSFRTNEFRRVGYPSHIRESRFRFFGTEASMEQLATVALWQDKKGVKDISELLEPKPTMAPDDPSLQHIAPDLRAAFTSGSAPVHDRARLPREFDHLHNGHEGSHHFLVDDFVTAVNTRTLPSVNAWVAARYTLPGIIAHDSARQGGARLEIPDFGDAPEA; encoded by the coding sequence ATGACGTTCTCCCTCGGCATCGTCGGCGCCGGCCAGTTCTCCGGCCAGTTCGCCACGCTGTTCCAGGCCCACCCCGGTGTCGGCGACGTCTACGTCACCGATCTGCTGCCCGAGCGGGCCGAGCAGCTCGCCACGGCGCAGGGACTGGCCGGCACCTTCCCCACGTACGAGGCCATGCTGGAGTCGAAGGAGGTCGACGCGGTCGCGATCTTCACCCAGCGCTGGACGCACGGCCCCCTGGTGCTCCAGGGCCTGGACGCCGGCAAGCACGTGTACTCCGCGGTGCCCATGGCCATCACCACCGAGGAGATCTCGGCGATCATCGACGCGGTCCGGGCGACCGGGCTGACGTACATGATGGGCGAGACCAGCCAGTACAACCCGGCGACCGTGCACGCCCGCAACCAGATCGCCGAGGGCGCCTTCGGGCGGCTCTTCTACGCCGAGGGCGACTACGTCCACGACATGGACCTCGGGTTCTACGAGGCGTACCAGTACAGCGGCGGCGAGAAGTGGAAGGAGACCGCCAGCTATCCCCCGCTGCTCTACCCCACGCACGCGGTCGGCGGGGTGCTGGGTGCCTGGCAGACGCACGCGGTGAGCGTGTCGGCGATCGGTGTGGTCGACGACCGCGGGGACGGCGTGTTCGACAAGGAGGTCAGCCAGTTCGGCAACGACTTCTCCAACGCGACCGCGCTGTTCGAGGTGGCGGGCGGCGGGTCGTTCCGTACGAACGAGTTCCGGCGGGTGGGCTATCCCTCCCACATCCGGGAGTCGCGTTTCCGGTTCTTCGGGACCGAGGCGAGCATGGAGCAGCTCGCCACGGTCGCCCTCTGGCAGGACAAGAAGGGTGTGAAGGACATCAGTGAGCTCCTGGAGCCCAAGCCGACCATGGCTCCTGACGATCCGTCACTCCAGCACATCGCGCCGGACCTGCGGGCGGCGTTCACGTCCGGGTCGGCTCCGGTGCACGACCGGGCGCGGCTACCGCGGGAGTTCGACCACCTGCACAACGGCCACGAAGGCAGCCACCACTTCCTGGTGGACGACTTCGTGACCGCGGTGAACACCCGCACCCTGCCGTCGGTGAACGCCTGGGTGGCGGCCCGCTACACCTTGCCGGGCATCATCGCGCACGACTCGGCGCGGCAGGGTGGAGCCAGGCTGGAGATCCCGGACTTCGGGGACGCGCCCGAGGCGTGA
- a CDS encoding L,D-transpeptidase family protein has translation MGDIRRRGAVALGITGLVAPLTIALGAAPAQAASCTTQAGPYQKKVEKFLGRPVDGRQSTADCKAIKAFQTKHGITPNIGYAGSVTWGVMDLMNKQKAVGTNPNRDGKCPTNKGRIACVNLTLQLSWIQDGDRLVYGPVPVRTGRNGYETRTGLKKIYWRDIDHVSNIYNVPMPYSQFFDGGQAFHSVNLSMWNPPGSHGCTNMTPKDAKKYWSLLKTGDDVFVYGRKPGT, from the coding sequence ATGGGGGACATACGCAGACGGGGTGCCGTCGCACTCGGGATCACCGGACTCGTCGCACCGCTGACCATCGCGCTGGGCGCCGCGCCCGCGCAGGCGGCGAGCTGCACCACGCAGGCGGGGCCGTACCAGAAGAAGGTCGAGAAGTTCCTCGGCCGCCCGGTCGACGGCAGGCAGTCCACCGCCGACTGCAAGGCGATCAAGGCCTTCCAGACCAAGCACGGCATCACACCGAACATCGGCTACGCCGGATCCGTCACCTGGGGCGTGATGGACCTCATGAACAAGCAGAAGGCCGTCGGCACCAACCCCAACAGGGACGGCAAGTGCCCGACGAACAAGGGCCGCATCGCCTGCGTCAACCTCACCCTCCAGCTGAGCTGGATCCAGGACGGCGACCGGCTCGTCTACGGCCCCGTCCCGGTCCGCACGGGCCGCAACGGCTACGAGACCCGCACCGGTCTCAAGAAGATCTACTGGCGTGACATCGACCATGTGTCGAACATCTACAACGTGCCGATGCCCTACAGCCAGTTCTTCGACGGCGGCCAGGCCTTCCACTCGGTGAACCTCAGCATGTGGAACCCGCCGGGCTCGCACGGCTGCACCAACATGACGCCCAAGGACGCCAAGAAGTACTGGTCCTTGCTCAAGACCGGCGACGACGTCTTCGTGTACGGCCGCAAGCCGGGCACCTGA
- a CDS encoding SDR family NAD(P)-dependent oxidoreductase, translating into MTHTKRFEGHGVLVTGAARGIGAATARRLAEEGAAVLLTDRDGAAVERTAARLREEGLPAQALECDVADRPAVEAAVAHAADAFGSLDVLVNSAARCTPETPLFEDDSDEEWARDLDITLSGPYRCSRAALPHLVASGRGAIVNIGSVNGLQDFGNHAYSAAKAGLGSLTRTLAGHAAGRGVRVNMVVPGTVRTSAWEGREAELTEMRRLYPLGRVGDPEDIAAAVAFLASRDAAWITGTTLVVDGGLTAVNTGFHAAVHPDRGAPS; encoded by the coding sequence ATGACGCACACCAAGCGCTTTGAGGGACACGGAGTTCTCGTCACGGGCGCCGCCCGCGGCATCGGTGCGGCGACGGCCCGCCGCCTCGCCGAGGAGGGAGCCGCGGTCCTGTTGACCGACCGGGACGGGGCGGCCGTGGAGAGGACGGCCGCGCGCCTGCGGGAAGAGGGTCTTCCCGCACAGGCCCTGGAGTGCGACGTGGCGGATCGCCCGGCCGTCGAGGCGGCCGTCGCCCACGCCGCCGACGCGTTCGGCTCGCTCGACGTCCTGGTCAACAGCGCCGCCCGGTGCACCCCGGAGACCCCGCTCTTCGAGGACGACTCCGACGAGGAGTGGGCGCGTGACCTGGACATCACCCTCAGTGGTCCCTACCGCTGCTCGCGCGCCGCGCTGCCGCACCTGGTCGCCTCCGGTCGCGGTGCGATCGTCAACATCGGCTCCGTCAACGGCCTCCAGGACTTCGGCAACCACGCCTACAGCGCCGCCAAGGCGGGTCTCGGCTCCCTGACCCGCACCCTCGCCGGGCACGCGGCCGGCCGCGGGGTGCGCGTCAACATGGTCGTCCCGGGCACGGTCCGCACCTCCGCCTGGGAAGGGCGCGAGGCCGAGCTCACCGAGATGCGACGGCTGTATCCTCTCGGCCGGGTCGGTGACCCCGAGGACATCGCGGCAGCCGTCGCCTTCCTCGCCTCCCGCGACGCGGCGTGGATCACCGGCACCACGCTGGTCGTCGACGGCGGCCTCACCGCGGTCAACACCGGATTCCACGCGGCGGTCCATCCGGACAGGGGCGCTCCGTCGTGA
- a CDS encoding SDR family oxidoreductase, which produces MSQPLQGKVALVAGATRGAGRGIAVELGVAGATVYVTGRSTRARRSEYDRPETIEDTADLVTAAGGQGIAVPTDHLDPAQVRTLVDRIADEQDRLDILVNDIWGGEHLFEWDSPVWEHDLDNGLRLLRLAIETHAITNHLALPLLLRRPGGLVVEMTDGTDAYNRENYRLSFFYDLAKTSVIRMAFALGHELGPRGATAVALTPGWLRSEMMLDNFGVREDTWRDALDRVPHFAISETPHYVGRAVAALAADPDVARWNGESLDSGSLARTYGFTDLDGSRPDAWRYMVEVQDAGKPADVTGYR; this is translated from the coding sequence ATGTCACAGCCGTTGCAAGGCAAGGTCGCGCTGGTCGCGGGAGCGACCCGGGGAGCGGGACGCGGAATCGCCGTGGAACTCGGAGTGGCGGGCGCCACCGTGTACGTCACCGGACGCAGCACCCGCGCCCGCCGCTCCGAGTACGACCGCCCCGAGACCATCGAGGACACCGCCGACCTCGTCACCGCGGCCGGCGGCCAGGGCATCGCCGTACCCACCGACCACCTGGACCCGGCGCAGGTCCGCACGCTCGTCGACCGGATCGCCGACGAGCAGGACCGTCTCGACATCCTCGTCAACGACATCTGGGGCGGTGAACACCTCTTCGAGTGGGACAGCCCGGTGTGGGAGCACGACCTCGACAACGGCCTGCGCCTGCTCAGGCTCGCGATCGAGACCCACGCGATCACCAACCACCTCGCCCTGCCCCTGCTGCTGCGTCGGCCCGGTGGCCTGGTCGTCGAGATGACCGACGGGACCGACGCCTACAACCGAGAGAACTACCGTCTCTCCTTCTTCTACGACCTCGCCAAGACGTCCGTCATCCGCATGGCCTTCGCCCTGGGACACGAACTCGGCCCGCGCGGCGCGACCGCCGTCGCGCTCACTCCGGGCTGGCTGCGCTCGGAGATGATGCTCGACAACTTCGGGGTGCGGGAGGACACCTGGCGCGACGCCCTCGACCGTGTCCCCCACTTCGCCATCTCGGAGACCCCGCACTACGTGGGCCGCGCGGTCGCCGCGCTGGCCGCCGACCCCGACGTCGCCCGCTGGAACGGCGAGTCCCTCGACAGCGGCTCGCTCGCCCGGACGTACGGCTTCACGGACCTCGACGGCAGCCGTCCCGACGCCTGGCGCTACATGGTCGAGGTCCAGGACGCGGGAAAGCCGGCGGACGTGACCGGCTACCGCTGA
- a CDS encoding MBL fold metallo-hydrolase: MAVRIERLVTSGQFSLDGGTWDVDNNVWIVGDDHEAIVIDAAHDADAIVEAVGDRRLTAIVCTHAHNDHIDAAPALADRTGATIWLHPDDLPLWKQTHPDRDPDAHLRDGQVIEAAGADLRVLHTPGHAPGAVCLYDPGLAAVFTGDTLFQGGPGATGRSYSHFPTIIDSIRDRLLALPPETKVLTGHGDPTTIGAEAPHLQEWIDRGH; this comes from the coding sequence ATGGCCGTCCGCATCGAACGCCTCGTCACCTCCGGGCAGTTCAGCCTCGACGGCGGCACCTGGGACGTCGACAACAACGTCTGGATCGTCGGCGACGACCACGAGGCGATCGTCATCGACGCCGCCCACGACGCCGACGCCATCGTCGAAGCCGTGGGCGACCGCAGGCTGACCGCGATCGTCTGCACCCACGCCCACAACGACCACATCGACGCCGCGCCCGCCCTCGCCGACCGCACCGGCGCGACGATCTGGCTGCACCCCGACGACCTGCCACTCTGGAAGCAGACCCACCCCGACCGCGACCCCGACGCCCACCTGCGCGACGGCCAGGTCATCGAGGCCGCGGGCGCCGACCTCCGGGTGCTGCACACCCCCGGGCACGCACCGGGCGCGGTCTGCCTCTACGACCCGGGCCTCGCCGCCGTCTTCACCGGCGACACCCTCTTCCAGGGCGGCCCCGGCGCCACCGGCCGCTCCTACTCCCACTTCCCGACGATCATCGACTCGATCCGCGACCGCCTGCTGGCCCTGCCACCCGAGACGAAGGTCCTCACCGGCCACGGAGACCCGACGACGATCGGCGCCGAGGCCCCGCACCTCCAGGAATGGATCGACCGCGGCCACTGA